Part of the Cryptosporangium arvum DSM 44712 genome, GGCACCGACGGCTCGAACACGAGACCGACGACGACGCCGACGATCAGCGCCAGCGCGGGAATCAATTCGAACCTCCGGTCGGGCGGGACGGGGGTGGCGTGGACGCGGCCGGGCCGGTCGTCCCCGAGGGGGTGCCGCCGGGCGCCGCCGACGCGGAGGGTGCCGCCGGCGACTCGGCGACACGCAGCTCCGGCTCCGAGCCGGCCGGCAGTTTCAACTCGTCGTCGCGGCGCAGGTCGAAGCCCATCTTGTAGTCCTTGACGTACGACTGGAACCGGCGCACCGCGGGGTCCCGCAGCAGCCGGCGGTAGAGCTGGTCGGAGTCGCCGATCGCGGTGATCGTGTACGGGTTGTCCACCGGGCGGAAATCGACGAGGACGGCCGAACCGGCCGACCGGATGGCCGACAGCGCGGTCAGCCGCTGGCCGTCGACAGCGACCGCCTCGGCGCCGGACGCCCAGATCGCGTTCGCGAGGCTCTGCAGGTCGCGGTCCTGCACCAGGAACGCCTCGGCGTCGCCGACCGGCACCCCGGTCACCGGGTCGCGGGTGGGTTCGCCGTCGGAGACCTCCAGCACGATGCCCTCGCCGGTGACCGCGAGCAGCCCGGTGGCGGCCTCGGTGTCACGCACGCGGCGGGACAGCGCGCGGCCGCTGTCGTTGTTCGTCAGCGCCCTGTCCTGGGCCTCGGCCACCTCTTCCCGGCGATCGTCGGCCTGCTTCTGCAGCTCGTCGGTGGTGGACTGGGCCCGGCGGATCTCGGCCGCGAGCGCGTCCCGGGTCTTCGCGGCCGCGGGCGCGGTGTCGACGGTCTCCTTGTACGCGATCGCCAGCACGACGCCGATCACCGCGGCGCACGCGACGGTGAGCAGGCCACGCCCCCGGCGGGCCAGGCGGGACGGCGGCTCGCCGGCCTCCCGGCGCCCGGCCGCGGCGGCGTACCCGGGGTCGAGGTGGTTGTTCATCAGGTCGGCCAGCATCGTGAGGCCGGGCGAGGGGGGCGCGTCCTTGCCGAACAGACGGAACTTCGGCTCGGTCACGCCGCCAGCTCTCTCCGCGCGGAACGGACCAGCGACCCGGTCTGCACGACGTAGAGCGCCGCGGCCCACCAGTAAAGCCCGACGCCCCAGATCGCGAACGCCCAGCCGACCGGCATCGCGACCGCGCCGACGACGCCGTCCTGCCCGCCGAGCAGCAGCAGCGGGAACGCGTAGAGCAGGTTGAACGTCGCGGCTTTGCCGATGTAGTGCACGGGCAGCGACTCGTAGCCGTACCGGCGCAGCACCAGCAGACCCACCCAGAGCACGGCGTCGCGGACGACGAGCGCGAGCGCCAGCCACCACGGGATGATGTCGCGGATCGCGAACGTCACGACCGTGGTGAAGACGTAGAGCCGGTCGGCGAGCGGGTCGAGCAGCTGGCCGATCCGGCTGACCTGACCCCAGGCCCGGGCCAGCGCCCCGTCGAGCCAGTCGGAGAACCCGCTGACGACGAGCACGAGGAACGCGAGCAGGTCCGCCCGGGCGACCAGGACGAGGTAGACGAACACCGGGACGCCGAGCAACCGCAGCGCGCTCAACGCGTTGGGCACGGTCAGCACCCGCGCGGTGACCGGCGGGTCGGCTTCCACCGGTGCCGGTGCCACCTCGGATGCCTCGGGCACGACCAGCCTCCCCACCGCTGTTGGTACGGGCCCGATCGGCTCCGTACCCGCCCATGCTGCCACCTCGGACCGACAGCGGGGCGACCGCCGGGCGTCCGGTGGCGCCCGACACTCCGCCGCGACGCTGATCACCTCGCCGTTTCCTCAGCTCAGGGCGTTGTGGGTCGAGTGACGAAGTGACCACACGGATGTGGCCCGAGTCCGACCGAGGAGAACGCCGGTGACCCGACCGACCCGCCGCACGCAGCGCGCCGCACGACTGACCGCCGGCGCCGCCGGGCTGTCCCTGGTCGCCGGCGCCCTCGCCGGCGCCGTGCCCGCGACCGCGGCGCCCGCCGCCGACCCCGCCCGCCACGCGGGTCTCCCACTGCCGGCCGGCGCGTCCGGCGGGCGCGTCACCGCGGCCTGGGACACCCCGGACGCGAGCGTCTCCGCACCGGCCACCGCCCTGGTGGGTGGCGTCCGGGCCGATCAGCCGGTGCGGATCGTCACCGTCCGGACCGTCGACGGGCGTCCGGCCGTGACCACCCGCACGGTCACCGGGCGCGCCAAGGCCACCGCCGTGGTCACCGCGGCCCAGGCCGACGACGCCACCGTCTCGGTCGGCGTCGACCACGTGCTGCACCTCACCGACACGACGAGCAACGACCCCTACCGGGCCTCCCAGTGGGCGCTGACCACGCTCGGCGCCGAGAAGACCTGGACGTCGACCACCGGTACCGGCGTCACGGTCGCCGTGGTCGACACCGGCGTCCAGCGCAACCACCCCGACCTCGCCGGGACCGTGCTCGCCGGCGTCGACCTGGTCGGTGACGTACCGGCCAGCACCGACGGCAGCAACGACGAGAACGGCCACGGCACCCACGTCGCCGGCATCGTCGGGGCGATCGCGAACAACCAGAAGGGCGTCGCCGGCCTCGCGCCCGGCGTCAAGATCCTGCCGGTGCGGGTGCTCGACGGCGACGGGGCCGGCTACGACTCCGACATCGCCCAGGGCATCGTGAAGGCCGTCGACCGCGGCGCGGCCGTGGTGAACCTGTCGGTCGGCGGCACCGAGGCCGGCGCCACCGCGTCGGCGGTGAAGTACGCGCTGAGCAAGAACGTCGTCGTGGTCGCCGCGGCCGGCAACGAGCGGCAGGACGGCAACGCGATCA contains:
- a CDS encoding CDP-alcohol phosphatidyltransferase family protein; translated protein: MPEASEVAPAPVEADPPVTARVLTVPNALSALRLLGVPVFVYLVLVARADLLAFLVLVVSGFSDWLDGALARAWGQVSRIGQLLDPLADRLYVFTTVVTFAIRDIIPWWLALALVVRDAVLWVGLLVLRRYGYESLPVHYIGKAATFNLLYAFPLLLLGGQDGVVGAVAMPVGWAFAIWGVGLYWWAAALYVVQTGSLVRSARRELAA
- a CDS encoding DUF881 domain-containing protein, translating into MTEPKFRLFGKDAPPSPGLTMLADLMNNHLDPGYAAAAGRREAGEPPSRLARRGRGLLTVACAAVIGVVLAIAYKETVDTAPAAAKTRDALAAEIRRAQSTTDELQKQADDRREEVAEAQDRALTNNDSGRALSRRVRDTEAATGLLAVTGEGIVLEVSDGEPTRDPVTGVPVGDAEAFLVQDRDLQSLANAIWASGAEAVAVDGQRLTALSAIRSAGSAVLVDFRPVDNPYTITAIGDSDQLYRRLLRDPAVRRFQSYVKDYKMGFDLRRDDELKLPAGSEPELRVAESPAAPSASAAPGGTPSGTTGPAASTPPPSRPTGGSN